Part of the Corynebacterium canis genome is shown below.
CGCTCCGGCCCCACAGCTGGCGCAGGACGAGTACCGTCAACGCCAATAGCAAACCGCCGCGGATGAGTATCACGACGTCGAGAAGCTCATGGTTAATGCCTTTATCTTCAACGCCCAGCATATGCCACATCAGAATCGGCCAAACCGCAGCCTCCGCGCACATCCAGCACCAGGCCAGCCGCCAGCGCGGAACGGCCAACACCACGAGCGGCACCAGCCACAGCGAATATTGCGGGCTCCACACCTTATTGGTCATCAGGAATGCCACCACAATCAGCATCGCCAGCTCCGCCACGCGCGGCTGCTTCGGGCTCTTAAGCCCCGCGTACAGGATCAGCACGCAGCAGAACACGAAGGCGGCCAGGCTCACCGCATTGAGGATCGCCGAGCTGCCCGGAGCGTCGAAACCCTGCCAGCCCGTCACCCGCGACACCACGGCATACACGGTGGTGCCCTCCCAGCCGCGACGTTGATTCAGGCGGAAGAACTCCGCCCAACCTGCCGGGGCGAGGATAATCAGCGGCACGTTCACCACCAGCCATGCGATGCAGGCGCCGGCAAGGAGTTTCAGCCACGCGCCCAACCTGCGGTAGCGCAACGCCAGCGCCAGGTACGCCCCAAGCAGGAAGATTGGCCACAATTTGAACGCGCATCCGAGGCCGATCCAGACGCCCGCCCGCCAGAGCTTGCCCTTTTTTACCGCAAGCATGGCCGCAACGGTCAGCGCGATCGAGGGCGTGTCAAAGTTGGTAAAAGCGTGCACCGCCACCAGCGGGGAGGCGGCCATAAGCACCGTGTCCCACACCCGATTGCCGGTAAGCTCGCGCACCATAATCACTGCTAGGAGCCAGAACGTGGTCAGCGCCAGCGCGGTGATAATAAAGTACAGGCCCGCCTCCGGCAGCGTGTGGCCGGGCGCGATATGGTCCAGCAGGGGATAGGTAAAGCGGGTGATCGTGGCGTTAATCCATTGGAACAAACCTGCGAGGACCGGGTATTCCATAAAGCGGACCACGCCGTCCTCGACCCACGAATAAAAGTACGGAACCGCGCCTTGGTCGAGCCCTTCCGCGCCATACAGCGGAACGATATCGTTGTAGCACGCGGAGAGATATTGTCGACGCCCCGACCAATCCAGCTGCACGCCCCAGTCAACGCGCGTGCCCACCATGCAATTCGCCTTGGTAAAGAACCCGGCACCGAGAAACAGCAGGGCCGTAATGATCAGGGTGCGCTGGGGCGTAAAGAAGCGGGCGCGACCGATGGCGGCGAAGCGCCCCATGGGTCCGCCAAGGAATTCCACGAAACTCTGCGCAGCGGGTTCGGTGTGGGCTGGCTGCACTCTGTGGGTATCACGATCCAGGATCGATGTTTGGGTTTTCATGGAACTCCGATGGCGTAGAACGGACGGGGCGAAGCAAAACCCCGTCCGTGTTGTGTGTCTGTGAACTATTGCTGCGGGCCAAATATGTTTGGCACGCGGATCCCCGGTGCGATTTCCACCGGCTCGGGAGCCTCCGGAACCTCGGGAAGCGCGGGCAATTCCGGCGCCGGCACCAATTCCTCGCTGGTCTGCGGGACGGTGTTCATCGTGGTTGCTGGGGCGTTGTTCTGGTTTTGCGTCGGACCCACGATCTGCGGGTTCGGGCTATAACCCAGGTCTCCGGACGGACTGTTAAAGGTTTCAAAATCCTTTCCGGAAAGCGCCGTATCCATGGTCGCCTTCCAAATCTGCGAAGGCAGGCCGGAACCATAGATGGAAGCGCCCCAGGCGTTGGTCAGCGGTGCGTTGTCTTCGGTGCCGACCCACACGGCCGTCGCTAATTGCGGGGTAGCGCCGATCATCCACGCGTCCTTGTTCTGGCCGGTGTCGCCAAGCTGCGTGGTGCCCGTCTTCGCCGCCGACTGCCGCCCGCCCGCCAACGTATTTCCGTTCGAATACGCCGCGATCGGCAGCATGGCCGCCATCACGTTATTGGCCACATTGGCGGAGACGCGGCGTTCCCCATCGTCGTCGCTGTGTTCGTAGAGCACTTCGCCGCCCGCGGTTTCCACCTTCTGCACAAAGTGTTCCTTGTGCCACACGCCTTCGTTCGCCAGCGTGGCCAGGCCCTCCGCCATGTCCGTGGGGCGCGATTGGTATTGGCCGAGGATAATGCCCTCGTAGGGGGACTCACCGTTTTCGGACAAAGTTTCGGGGATGCCCGGCAGCGACTTTGCGACGCCCAGCGCGTGAGCCATATCAGCAACGTCCTGCGGCCCGTTCTCAAGGTCCTGCTGCAGGCGAATAAAGCTGGTGTTATGGCTGCGCTTCAACGCCTCCTGGATGGCACAGGTGCCACAGCCCACGCCCTCCACATTGGTCACGGTGATATTGCCCGTTTGCACCGGCGCCGAACTATACAGCTTGGACAGCGGAATGCCCTGCTGCAGCGCGGCGGCTAGGCCGAACACCTTGAACGTGGAGCCGGTTTGCAGGGCGGCATTGGCGTAATCCCAACCCGTGGCGTCCTCGCCGCCGTAGTAGGCGCGGATCGCACCGTTACCCGGTTCGATCGCCACCACGGCGACACGCAGCTTGTCGGGCTCGCCCTGCATCACGCTATGCACAGCATCCACCGCGCCTTCCTGGGCGACCGGATCGATGGTGGTGATCACGCGCAGGCCGCGGGTTTGCACATCCGTTTCGGAAATGCCGAGGGTAGCCAGCTCCGAAATAACCTGGTTTTTGATCAGGCCGTTCGGGCCCGCGGCCTCCGTATAGGCGCTGTTCTGAGCGGGGTCGATAACTTCTGGGAACGTTTGTTCATTGCGTTCCTGTTGCGTAATCGCGCCGGTCTGAACCATGCCGTCGAGAACGTAATTCCACCGCTCTTCCGCATCTGGGCGATTCATCCATGGATCCAATTGGCTGGGGCGTTGAATTGCGCCAGCCAGGAAGGCCGCCTCGGAGACGGTGATTTCGCCGAGCGGCTTTCCGTAATAGGCTTGCGCGGCGGCGGAAACGCCGTATGAATTGCGTCCAAAATAAATCGTGTTTAGATAGGCCTCTAACACTTCGTCTTTTGACCACTCATTGGCCATTTTGGACGAATAGACGAGCTCTTTAAACTTGCGCGTCATGGTGCGATCATTACCCACTACAGCGTTCTTCACATACTGCTGCGTAATAGTCGAACCGCCGCCGGCGCTGTCGTTACCGGTAAGTTGGCCCAGCACCGCGCGGCCGAAACCCGAGATCGAGAAGCCGGCATTGCTGTAAAATTCGCGGTCCTCGGCGGCGAGGACGGCATCGCGAAGGTGCTTGGGAATATCATCAAACTTCACCTGCTGGCGGTTGCCCTCCGGCGGCACCACGCGCGCCAATTCGGTAGAGCCGTCAGCTGCGTAAATATAAGAAATCTGCTTGTTCACCAGCTCATCGGGCTTGGGCACCTGAGCGGTGACATATGCGACCATAAACGCCACAACTGGTCCTAATACCGCGACCAGGGTGACCACGAGGAAGGTAATGCCGACGTTCCGGCCAAGCCGGGACTTTTTCTCCTTCGTCCTCGTCCTTCTTTTTTGTTGCTTTTGTTCGTTCACCTAGGGTTCCACTCCATTGTTTGCTTCTTTATGCCCGAACGCTCCCTCACGGGGAAGCGCAATCACGGTGTCACGCTGCTGAGGCTGTTGTTGCCCGGACCAGATGGTTCCATCTGCATGCCGGGCATACTTCGACCGTATGAACTGTTACATCGTGCCCAGACTCTGTAAATGCAGCAATCTCCTCTTCGCTACGGGCAGTACCTGATGCTTTCCCTAGGGTATCGGCAAATACCCACAACACCACCCGCAACTCATCAGAGGCACAGACAGGACAAACGTGGCCCGCTGGGCGACCATGAAAGCGGGCTGCCGTCACTAACAGGAAACTCGCATCGCATACAGCATCCTTAGGTACCGCACCCGAACGCCATTGCTCCAGCAGGCGACGCCGCGCCCACTGGTGACTTACTTCGTTACGATATACGACCACCCCGCCAGTCTAACGCCCATAGCAAGCATCTCTACTGATTCTTTTGGTGTCTCCACACCCCTTTGTGCTGGAAAGGACACGATTGTTTATACGACACCCTAGAACACACGGCTCCGCGCCGACCCCAGATTCGCTATTGTATTTGACACGTGCGGCTAACGCCGCAAAGATTTTTTGTACTGGCAAAATTGAGACTTTGTGGCCATGACCTCGACTTTCATCAGCGATAAACTTTGAAAAACCGTTGACTTTGACCTAATTGTTGCGCGCTAAGGAGTACTATATAAGCCATGTCGAATGCTTCGCCTGAGGAAATTGCCGCCCTTATCCGTCCGTCCCTGACCCAGTTGTATGTGACCTACTTCCGTCGTGCCGATCAATCCGATCTCACCGGACCGCAGCTCACGATCATGACGCGCCTCGCCGAAAACGGCCCGTCGCGTATTAATGAAGTTGCCCGCCGCGAGGGTATCCGGATGCCCACCGCATCCAATGCGCTCCACCAACTTGAACAACGCGGCATGATCGAAAGATTGCGCGATACCGCAGATCGCCGTGGGGTGCGGGTGAGACTTACGGCGCTGGGCCGCACCGAACTAGAACGCGTGGGTGCAGAACGCACCCGATATCTCGCCGAGATGCTCAGTACACTGGAACCAGAACAACTGGAAACCATCAGCGCCTTGGCCCCACTCATCCAGCAACTGGCAGTAAATTACACCTCTGCAACGTTTAAGGACGACGCCAAGGACTAACATCAGCCCGGAGGTTTAGCTGCTCGATGCCCAAGAAGCACCCAACCAGCGCTCGCAAAAACGCTGGTGCGCTCGAGCCGTTACGTGTACTCATCGCTTGGCGTGACGGGGATTCCGGCACCGAAGCTATTCAATTTGCAGCCTGGTTGGCGCGAACCACGCCCATCCAAGTTCGCGCGGTCACGGTATTTACCCGCCCGTGGCCCACCGCCTCGCTGAACAAAATCGGCACTAAGTACCACAAGTGGCTGAAAAAGGAGTCTGCCCGCTACTCCGCAGCTATCAAAAAAGAGCTGACCAACGCTGGCGTCCCCAAAGAGTATTGGGACGATGAGGTTTCCGTCTTCCTTGACGGCACCTCCGAGACCGCGCTGCTCACGCAAGCCGCCACCGCATTTAAGGCCAACCTGGTCGTATTAGGTTCCCATGGCGGCGCACCGAAAGGAAAGTTTCGCGCCGGCTCTACCGCCGACGCCATGTTGCATTCCTCGCCCCTGCCGCTTGGCCTCACGCCCCGCTCGGTCAAACTATCGAAACGAGGCGTCACGCGTATCACGTGTGCCTTTATCGATCTTGAAGACGCGGACTCGCTCATCAACAGCGCGGCCGATCTCGCCGAGCTGTGGAACGTCCCCCTTCGGATTGTCACCTTCGCCCCCGACGAGCTCACCGAAGACCTCGGCCGTAACTTTGACCTAGAAAATGAGTTATCCCACGAATGGCGGGAACACTCTTTGGCGTTCCTTGACCGCATTCATGACATGGTCCTCGAGCGGCATCCACAGCTTTCCATTACTACTGAAATTGGCTCCGGCAAAGGCTGGTCCGGCGCGATTAACGCCCTCAAATGGAAAAAGGGGGACTTGTTATACGTTGGTTCAACCCCGCTTGGGCACTTTGAAAGGGTCTTTGTTGGCTCGGCCACCAACGAAATTCTCCGTCACACACGCGTTCCCATGCTGATTAAACCCGCCGCTTCAAGGTAGCCTCTGCAAACATGAGGAAAGCCTTTATTACAGGAGCAAGTGGCGGGGTTGGCTTAGAAGTTGCCCGCCAATTGAGCGATGCAGGCTGGCAAGTGATCGCGCACTATCGAACCCAACCGAGGGAAATCGACGGCGTGACCTGGTGGCAGGCGGATCTCTGCGCCGAATACGAATTACCGGAAATCCACGAACTCGATGCGCTCGTGCATTGCGCCGGGGTGGCCACACTGGGCAGGGTCAGTGAAGCTCCCCAGCAAGATTGGTTGACCGCAATGGCAGTGAACCTGCACGCCCCGGTCGCAGTGACCAATGCGTTGCTGCCCGCCTTGCGGGCCGCGCACGGCCACGTTGTCTATTTGAATTCGGGAGCAGGACATCGGGCTAACCCCAATTGGGGGGCTTATGCCGCAAGTAAGTTCGCAGCGCGTGCCTGGTGTGATGCATTGCGCGCAGAGGAACCAGTAATCCGCGTGACCAGTGTCCATCCCGGCCGCATCGATACCCCAATGCAAAAACACATCGTCGAACAGGAACAAGGCGATTACGATCCCGCCCAGTATCTCCGGGCGAGCACGGTGGCGGCTGCGGTGGTGTACGCATTAAACACCCCCGATGATTGTGAGCCAAACGAGATGATACTTCGCCCCCGTACCCATTAGAGTCAAAGTATGCACGACCCCCATGAGCGTTTCCCCCACCACCCAGAAAATGACCTTCCGGGAATCCACGAGATTTCGGAAGAGCTGCGTCGTGCCATCGAAACGCCCATGGGAAAAGAACCCGGGGAACAGAAACCCGACGACGCCAGTGATCCGCTGCTAAGGCTCGAACGTAACCGCGACTCCACCCGCCAGGCTATCGGTTTCGCCGTGGCCGTTCCGGCCGTGACCTTCCTCACCGCCTTTATCATTGCGATCATTTCTCGCACTTCCGGCGGCCCGCTGTGCGACGCCGGAATCTCCGACTGGATTTGCAGCCGCCAATTTGAAATCCTGTTCCCGGTCATCCCCGGGGTCATCGCGTTTTCGGGAACCATCCTCGCAGCCTGGATCACCTACCTGAAATGGCGCGCCTACAGGCGGTGGCGTCCGTGGCTGGCGATCATCTGGTTCCTTATGCCTTTTACCCTCGCGTGGATGACCGGATTCGGGACCATGCTTATCATCGGCCAACGCTAACCCGCGCCGTCACTCCGCCACCGCAACTACCCGCCGCAACGCCCCATCGGATTCATACACCACCACCAGTTCATCGCCCGCCCACAGCGCGTCCGCGTATCCGAACGCACGGCCGGTACCGAGTTTGGCCCATTCGCGCCATTGATTCCTATGGTCTAGCAGCATGATTCGGCCCCCGATCCGCCCGGCTTCGGCGTAAATGCATGCGAGCCCATGGGGCGTGTCCACGAGGCTGGCATTACATGCCGCCGCCGGGATTTCCGAACTCCAGTGCGGTTCCGCCCAGGTCAGGCCGAGGTCTTCCGATACGCTCCACCAACGACCCAAAGCACCACTGCGAAAGGCCGCCGTCGAACGGGCAGACATCACCAGCCGTCCGCCAATATATGCGAGCGCGGATTCATCGCAATCGTGTCCGCACGCGGCCCCCGAGCTCCAGGTCTTGCCGGCGTCTTCGCTGCGCCAAGTGGCGTGCCGCGTCCTACCGTCCGCCAGCCGCATCACCGCAGGTTGCAGCCATGTCGATCCCACAACCAAGCCGTGCCCGCTGGTGGCAAATACCCCGCTATATTCCCCCGCAACCGCCCCGGTAATCGTAGAAAACTCCCAGGTCAATCCGCCATCTGCGGACCTACCGATATCCACGTGCAAGGTATCGCGCGCGTCATCGCCCCGCCACGGCCGCGAACCGAAAAACCCAACATCGGCGCTGCGGGCATGGAACAGGACCACCCGCGCGCCGTCGGATATCAGCGATGGGTCCGAAAACCCCGTTTGCGGCTCAACTGCCCCGCTCCGCAGCACCTCCACAACGCCGTCACGCATCATGACCAGGGAGTTTGGGTTGGGCAGGTCGGCTGCCATGGCCCCTCCGATGGCTTCCCAATCGGCGTGCACGGGCGGGGTGCGCGCGTCGCATGCCACGAGGATATGCCCACTGACCTGCGCTATTGCCGGGGCGCGCAGCTCAACAACCCCCGGAACGAGCTTATCGACGTCGCGGGGGTCGAGCAATACGGTGTCTGCGGCGAGGCGCAGCTTAGGCGCCTGAGCCAAGTACCACCTCGAACTCTAAGAGTTCGGCCTTACTTGCTACCGGCTTCTTTTCGCCACCATGTGCGGGCGAATTGTCTTTTTGGGCCTTGCGGGCGTCGCCATCCCGCCACGCAACATAGGATTCCTCGTCGGCCCATTGCGTAACCACGAAATAGCGCGTTTCACCAGCAACGGGGCGGAGTAGCTGGAAGCCTTCGAAGCCGGGGGAGTCATCCACCACATGCTTGCGGGCTTCGAACCTCTTTTCAAGTTCCGCGCCTTCACCTTCGGGAACAGTAAGTGCGTTAATTTTCACGATGCTCATACGCCGTAGCCTACCCTAAAACTAACTTTGACATGCATCATTTCCGCAGTGAACCAGCTCCGGGGTGCCCGCGCAGGATTCGCACATAAGTACCTGCTCCCGACATTCCCCATTATCGCAGTTCACAAACGTGTTCGTCGGGGCATTGCAGTGGATGCAATGGCCGAGTTGCGCAGCGTCGTCACCGAACTCCACGTGCATGCGGCGGTCAAACACATACAGGGAGCCTTCCCACAACCCGTGGTTGCCAAACTTCTCGCCGTACCGCACGATGCCGCCATCGACCTGATACACCTCGGTAAACCCGCGATTGATCATCAGCGCGGACAGGATCTCGCAGCGGATCCCGCCGGTGCAGTACGTGATCACGGGTTTGTCTTTCAGGTGGTCGTACTTGCCGGAGTCCAGCTCGGGGATAAAGTCGTGGGTGGTGCGCACGTCCGGCACCACCGCGCCTTTAAACCTGCCAATCTGGGCTTCCATGGCGTTGCGCCCGTCGAAAAAGACCACCTCGTCGCCGCGTTCGGCAACCAGTTCGTTTACCTCGGCGGGGGAGAGGTGGACGCCGCCGCCGATAACGCCTTCCGCATCGACCTTCAGTTCCCCTGGCGCCCCGAACGCAACGATCTCATTGCGCACTTTCACAGATAGTTTCGGAAAATCCTCCGCCCCGCCTTCGGACCATTTAAATTCGATTCCGCTGAAGTATTCCTTGGTTTTGCGCACGTAGCGTTTACAGGCGGCCATATCCCCGCCGACGGTGCCGTTGATGCCGTGTTCGGAGATCAAGATTCTGCCCCGCAGCCCGAGGGATTCGCACAGGTCACGCTGCCAAAGCATGATCGCCTTGGGGTCCGCAATGGGCTGGAATTTGTAGTACAGGAGAATCTTGCTCTGGGCCATGTGCTTAGTGTAATCCCCGGTACCCGCCCCAAATTCGATTTAGGCTACCCTTTGTTTATGTCGCTTAAAAACACGTTATACAAGGCCACCGTGAAAGGGATGACCCGCGCGGTGTCACGAAACATGGACTTGCCGGACCGCGAGCCCCGCACGGAATTATGCCAGGCGCGGGTGGTGCGCGCGGTGAATTTAGCCCCGCAATTGCGCCGGATCACCTTAAGTGCCGCGCTGTTCCACGATATTGAATTGGGCGGTGCCGATGAATACGTGGGCTTGATTATGCCGAAGCCGGGGGAGACGCTGGTGATGCCCGATCCGAATGTGTTGAACGTGCGCGCGGCGGTAAAGCACCTGCCCGTGAACTTACGCTGGTACACCATCCGCGAATTGCGTAACGACGCCGCGGAGGTCGACCTTGACATAGTCACCCACGGCACCTCGGGGCCCGGCTCCACCTGGACATTACTTGCAAAGGCCGGTGACGAGGTGGGCGTGCGCTTTATGAATTCCTGCCATTACCAGCACACCGGGCCGCAATTCTACTTGGCGGATCCGGCCGCGGCCCCCGCATTGCGCAGCATCTTGGAAACCCTACCGGCGGCGGAAAAGGCCCGCACCCACGTGCTTCTCAACGGCGTGGCTGACGAACTGGAACCACATTTCCCCACCGCTGGCCTGGGTTCGATGGCACGGGATCAAAGCGTGGAAGAATATATGCAGGATCTACCGTTCGACCCCGCCGAGTTGAGTTATGCGTGGCTGTGCGGGGAAGCGGCCCTAGCAACAGGCATGCGCCGCGCCCTCGTAGCCCAGCAGGTTCCGAAAAAACGGATCCTGTTCTCTGGATACTGGAAGCGCGGCGCTGCCCGTACCTAGCTCCTGACTTTCACAATTTGTTTTAGTCACCCGGTTTGTGTGGTGCCTAGAAAGGTTCTATGGTGCTTTCCCGCAACGTGTGATACCTTTGAGCCAGAACCGCCTGTTACGACAGGAGAGGAAGAGGGCCTTGGGACCCCAGCCGGACGACTGGACCCAGGGTCCTCGCTTTGTTCTACAGCGAATCTTCTGCCTTGCAGAAAGAAAGAACATTACCTTTCAGCAAATCCCAGTACTCGGGATTCCCCTGCTTTGTGGCGTTCAAAGCACCTAACACGACGTCAGGGATCCACAACAATGGATCATCGCCACCGCGTGCATGAGAGATTCTTAAGCCTCTATACACACCAGAACTCTGCAAAGCCGCGAGATGCTTAATATCTTTCCGATTCTGAGCTTCCTGTCTAGACTCTAGGGTGAGGTGATAGACCTTCAGTTCCACCAGCTCGTAATAAAGTCTTTCAAGGCATTTGCGACGGTAGCGTTCGGTTTTCTTGCTCTTTTCGCTGCTGTTGGTCACAATCACTTGGATCGACTCAATCTCGGAGATGGTCTTAACGATGGAGCGTCGCCGAGGGGCACTTTCATCAGTCCGGTGCAACTTAATCTGGCCCGGTAGTAACAGGGGCAACAGTTGGTTGCGCAGCTGCTCAAACTGGGCACGTTCTAGAATTGTCGCGCAGATAAGATATTCCTGCGACTCAGGACTGCGCAAAACAGATGACTCATCACCGTAAGCGACCAATTGTGGATCGGAACTCACCTTCCCAGTGTAACTTTCAAGCCCGCAACCTCGTACGATCACTGTCCACCCTAGGTTAGACCCCGCCGAGTTAAGTTATGCGTGGCTGTGCGGGGAAGCGGCCCTGGCAACAGGCATGCGCCGCGCCCTCGTAGCCCAGCAGGTTCCGAAAAAACGGATCCTGTTCTCTGGATACTGGAAGCGCGGCGCTGCCCGTACCTAGCTCACCTAAGAGCTTTATTCTTCCTCTTCCTCACCAATAGTGGTCTCTGCGTCATCCGCATCTAGTAGAGATTCTACACTCTCTTCATCCTGTTCCGTGGCGGTTTCCGGTTGTTCTTCGTCCGTGTCGGCAGCCGGCTCCGGCGCGTCCTGGATTAGGAACTGGCTCGTCATGGATTTCTTGCGATCCGCGCAGGTCACCACGGTCACGCCGCCGATATAATCCTGCACGGTTTGCAGCATCTTTTCGGGGGTAGCCAACACCATATGGAAACCGAACTTGGTGAACACGTCCATCGCGCGGCGCGTAAAGCGGGCGTCGGCGCGGTCAAACGCTTCGTCGAGAATCACCGTGCCGTAGCGCGAGCAATCGCCGACCACGCACGTCCGGGCGCGGGCCTCACTCAAGCCAGCGCCGGTGAGTTGGTAACGCAGGGCGGCCGCAAGGCAGAAGAACACGAGCTTTTGCGCCTGGCCGCCGGACAAGCCCTCGGCAGAGTCGTACACTGCGCCGCGGGAACCGTCCAGGTTCAGCTCGACGCCTAGGAAGGTGACGTGCTTGCGGGTATCTAGGCGGAGGCGGTAGATCCGCTCGGGGGATTCATCGGAAATCTTGAGCAGCTCAATGACTTCCTTGAGCTTGAGGAAGCGCTCTTCGCTATCCAGGGCGTCCTCGTCATTGAGCACGCCGTCCACAACCTCGCGCAGCTTTGCCACGAAGTCGCGCGCCTCGGCGGGCAGGGCCTCGCGGGCCTCGATCTGCAGGTGGGCGCCCGGCTCGAACTCCGTGGTGGAAAGCGACTCGTTGATCAGCTCCATAGCATCCCGGATCTCCCGCGGGGCGCTCTGGATCTGGTACAACAGCTTGTTTAGGTTCTGCTTGGTCTGCTCCCGCAGCATTTCGCGGAAGCGGGCCTCGAAGTTGGGCAGGTCATCCTCCTCGAGGCGGGCCAATAGGGCGGCGAAATCCCCGCGGTAGGCCTGCTCCGCAACCAGGTCGCCGGAACGCTCGGGCCAACGGCTCAGGAAGCCGAGCATGGCCTCCATAGCAAGCCGCTCCTGGCGCTGGATCTCCCGGTTACACTTGGTGATCTGCTGGTTGAGTTCCTTGCTCACGCGGTCCTTGACCTGCAGGATATTGTCCGAGCGGATGGAACGCGTGTAGTTGAGGAAGCGGCCGTTCAGGCGTTCCTTGACCTCGTCGGTAAGCTCCCCAAAGTCCTCAGCCTTTTCCTTGAGCTCGCGGCACAGGTCTTCGGACTGACGGAGTTCCTGCAGGTAGCCACCGCGCTGGCTGGTCAGCTCCTCGGCGAGGGTCATGGATTCGCGGAGGCGGTCCTCAACCCCGGTAAAGCGCTGCTTAAGCTGCTTCAGCTCCACCTGGGCGTCGACAAGCTCGTCGATGCGGCCCTGGCAACGGTGCACCTCCCGCTTGCACGCCTCAGTATCGATGGCGGAGAAGTCGGTGACATTGATAATCTCGCGGCCGGCTCGCAGGCACTCGTAATCGCGGTTCGTGTTCTCCTCGAACACGGCGGCGTCTTCATCGGCCTTGGCCAGGCGTTGCTCGGCGGCGGCGATGGCGGAAGTCAGGGCGTCGATCTTATCGTCGTTGCTGCTGCTGAGCACCCAATGCGTGCGGTCTGTAAGCAGCTGGCG
Proteins encoded:
- a CDS encoding siderophore-interacting protein; this encodes MSLKNTLYKATVKGMTRAVSRNMDLPDREPRTELCQARVVRAVNLAPQLRRITLSAALFHDIELGGADEYVGLIMPKPGETLVMPDPNVLNVRAAVKHLPVNLRWYTIRELRNDAAEVDLDIVTHGTSGPGSTWTLLAKAGDEVGVRFMNSCHYQHTGPQFYLADPAAAPALRSILETLPAAEKARTHVLLNGVADELEPHFPTAGLGSMARDQSVEEYMQDLPFDPAELSYAWLCGEAALATGMRRALVAQQVPKKRILFSGYWKRGAART
- a CDS encoding SIP domain-containing protein, whose amino-acid sequence is MTVHPRLDPAELSYAWLCGEAALATGMRRALVAQQVPKKRILFSGYWKRGAART